In Halobacteriovorax marinus SJ, the following proteins share a genomic window:
- a CDS encoding trypsin-like serine peptidase gives MKNFKSLLISTILMTSPLLLTSCGGSGEKSRAPQLSESQKIIANGMLDFVDTCDSSKSNVKAIYGADNRVSVCSEGNDTEDREKMKAVAMFIDSSQLIFAGNLEGKKVYKIDSQTLGGFLSEESGYKTCSSLRYKDEVAPGFCTGFLINENGRNDELMTAGHCIESGKAQNIRVIFTVAADGRKVISRNEAYENDIFVTEDQVFGIQENLEFSSDMTIAKLDREVQNVEALEISRKEYFQDGTELKMMGHPAGLRMKVASGEVKHDGYGYDTITAHIASYGGNSGSPVFDEETGEVAGVLVSGQQDFELQIENDEYCVGDKVYSEFDAGGEKVLKVRNYLN, from the coding sequence ATGAAAAACTTTAAGAGCTTACTGATTTCTACAATTTTAATGACTTCACCTTTATTATTAACTTCTTGTGGAGGATCTGGAGAAAAATCTAGAGCACCTCAATTATCTGAGTCTCAGAAGATTATTGCTAATGGGATGTTGGACTTTGTTGATACATGCGACTCAAGCAAGTCAAATGTAAAGGCAATCTATGGAGCTGATAATAGAGTGAGCGTATGCTCTGAAGGCAACGATACAGAAGACAGAGAGAAGATGAAGGCCGTGGCCATGTTTATAGACTCTTCACAGCTAATTTTTGCTGGTAACCTTGAAGGGAAGAAAGTTTATAAAATCGACTCTCAGACATTGGGTGGATTTCTTAGCGAAGAAAGTGGCTACAAAACTTGCTCTAGCTTAAGGTATAAAGACGAAGTTGCACCAGGTTTTTGTACAGGTTTCCTCATCAATGAAAACGGAAGAAATGACGAGTTAATGACTGCCGGGCATTGTATTGAAAGTGGAAAGGCACAAAATATTAGAGTCATCTTCACTGTTGCTGCTGATGGAAGAAAAGTAATCTCAAGAAATGAAGCCTATGAGAATGATATTTTTGTTACTGAAGATCAGGTTTTTGGAATTCAAGAAAATTTAGAGTTTAGCTCTGATATGACAATTGCAAAGCTTGACCGTGAAGTTCAAAATGTTGAAGCTCTCGAGATTTCTAGAAAAGAATACTTTCAAGATGGGACAGAATTAAAAATGATGGGACACCCTGCTGGGCTTAGAATGAAAGTTGCAAGTGGGGAAGTTAAGCATGATGGGTATGGTTACGATACTATTACAGCACATATTGCATCATACGGCGGAAACTCAGGTTCTCCTGTATTTGATGAGGAGACTGGAGAAGTAGCAGGAGTACTGGTCTCAGGTCAGCAGGACTTCGAGCTGCAGATTGAAAATGATGAGTATTGCGTAGGCGACAAAGTATACTCAGAGTTTGACGCAGGTGGCGAGAAAGTGCTGAAGGTTAGGAATTATTTAAACTAA
- a CDS encoding response regulator, whose protein sequence is MKVNPNMSILIVDDDKDIINYIKTLLRKHGFRNIHTAVNGVIALDYIEQSFIDNKKVDMILADWKMPELDGIHFLDYLKRNEDFSDIPFLMVTSDSERLHVVEAINHGVSQYLIKPFDERGLINKISDVLKRKSA, encoded by the coding sequence ATGAAAGTAAATCCAAACATGAGTATTCTAATTGTCGACGATGATAAAGATATTATTAACTATATCAAAACTTTACTTCGTAAACATGGCTTTAGAAATATTCATACCGCAGTAAATGGAGTCATTGCACTTGATTATATTGAGCAATCATTTATTGATAATAAAAAGGTGGATATGATTTTGGCCGATTGGAAAATGCCAGAGTTAGATGGAATTCATTTTTTAGATTACTTAAAGAGAAATGAAGACTTTAGCGATATTCCCTTTTTGATGGTGACTTCTGACAGCGAGCGACTGCACGTTGTAGAAGCGATCAACCATGGTGTTTCTCAGTATTTAATAAAGCCTTTTGATGAGAGAGGATTAATTAATAAGATCTCAGATGTATTAAAGAGAAAGTCTGCTTAG
- a CDS encoding ParB-like protein — MKITLLLTFFLSLSATATKLEFISLSNIHPTQAFVGHDQIPLKIEKIQKKLKKKKLDSYLKEKWSPAIIGPDEKYWILDRHHLSYALLKSDIADKYKGLYIRVLHDWSSYSWNHFYNSMKRENLFYLKNCKFEEISPEEIPTQINTLGNNPYRSLAYFAREKGCFNKVDIPYLEFMWGEFFYRNGLTIKESANNKKLIKKALSLCSKSSASHLPGFKH; from the coding sequence ATGAAAATAACTCTCTTACTCACTTTCTTTCTTTCGTTATCTGCTACGGCGACTAAGCTTGAATTCATAAGCCTTTCAAATATTCACCCAACTCAAGCATTTGTGGGCCACGATCAAATCCCTTTAAAAATAGAAAAGATTCAAAAGAAGTTAAAAAAGAAGAAGCTAGACTCTTATTTAAAAGAGAAGTGGAGTCCGGCCATTATTGGCCCAGATGAAAAATATTGGATACTTGATCGCCATCACCTGAGTTATGCACTTTTAAAGTCAGATATTGCTGATAAATATAAAGGCCTCTATATTCGTGTTCTCCATGACTGGTCAAGCTACTCGTGGAATCACTTCTATAATTCTATGAAAAGAGAAAACCTCTTTTATCTAAAGAATTGTAAATTTGAAGAAATTTCTCCAGAAGAGATCCCCACTCAAATCAATACTCTTGGCAATAATCCCTATAGAAGCTTGGCCTACTTTGCCAGAGAAAAGGGATGCTTTAATAAAGTAGACATCCCTTATCTAGAATTTATGTGGGGAGAATTTTTCTATAGGAATGGCCTAACTATTAAAGAGAGTGCCAATAATAAGAAATTGATTAAGAAAGCGCTGTCCCTATGCTCTAAAAGTAGTGCCTCCCACTTACCAGGATTTAAGCACTGA
- a CDS encoding putative zinc-binding metallopeptidase produces MVKHLKYDPDLRSFLRTPLCQIPLKKRGSIALKCLRQVRQELKSKGINFNFHYWASDDWFCPDGITGVAIPFYLFNEQALTLEQKYIGHAEGKTEEECLKLIRHELGHAIDNAFHLRDCEERREIFGDHRLKYPKEYIKKPFSRSYVLHLGDNYAQAHPEEDWAETFAVWLDPKSNWKEKYKDWKALKKLEYVDSIMTGLRGKRAKTICRDTLDEISTLGISYKCYLSRKVKNKSKYKAPLFKKNINRVFSSGKRINALSYLKVHEREICIRVAKNTNQYHYIIKDVMRELKNECRERNLTLRHTRRETHAPLINMLSKSTLQYVKQGKHKVIM; encoded by the coding sequence ATGGTCAAACACTTAAAATATGACCCTGATTTAAGGTCATTTCTACGCACTCCACTTTGCCAAATCCCTCTTAAAAAAAGAGGAAGTATCGCACTCAAGTGCCTTCGGCAAGTGCGCCAGGAACTGAAGTCTAAGGGAATTAATTTTAACTTTCACTACTGGGCTTCTGACGATTGGTTTTGCCCTGACGGTATCACAGGAGTTGCCATTCCTTTCTATCTCTTCAATGAGCAAGCTCTAACTCTAGAGCAAAAATATATTGGTCACGCTGAGGGTAAGACAGAAGAGGAATGCTTAAAGCTCATACGTCATGAACTAGGTCATGCGATAGATAATGCTTTTCATCTTAGAGACTGTGAAGAGAGAAGAGAGATTTTTGGTGACCATCGTCTAAAATATCCAAAAGAGTATATAAAGAAACCTTTCTCCAGAAGCTATGTTTTACATCTTGGAGACAACTATGCCCAGGCCCATCCAGAAGAAGATTGGGCGGAGACTTTCGCGGTTTGGCTAGATCCAAAATCAAATTGGAAAGAGAAGTATAAAGATTGGAAAGCTCTTAAAAAGTTAGAATATGTTGACTCTATAATGACGGGCCTTAGAGGAAAGAGAGCAAAGACTATTTGCAGAGATACACTAGATGAAATTTCAACTCTAGGTATTAGCTATAAGTGTTATCTAAGTAGAAAAGTGAAGAATAAATCTAAATACAAAGCTCCTCTTTTTAAGAAAAATATTAATAGAGTTTTTAGTTCTGGAAAGCGAATCAATGCTCTAAGCTATTTAAAAGTACACGAAAGAGAGATTTGTATAAGAGTTGCAAAAAATACAAATCAGTATCATTATATTATTAAGGATGTAATGAGAGAGTTAAAAAATGAGTGCCGTGAGAGAAATCTAACTTTGCGCCATACTCGCAGAGAGACTCACGCTCCACTTATAAATATGCTCTCAAAATCAACCCTACAATATGTCAAACAAGGAAAGCATAAGGTCATCATGTGA
- a CDS encoding tRNA threonylcarbamoyladenosine dehydratase has translation MTEENFRFTGISRLYGARSGKLLENSHICIIGLGGVGSWSAEALVRSGVGEITLVDLDDICITNVNRQLHALDGNIGKLKIRALEQRCLLINPEVKIHCIEDFLTADSVNEILSTKFDYVIDAIDSLDNKAILINEALKRSLPIITVGGAGGKQDATQIRVDDLSKSWNDRLLQKLRKKLRKDFDFPLDDSLFGVKSVFSPELPFLADEEGEVCQIRKDQQRSYRLDCYTGFGSATFVTGTFGFVAAGEVVKSICSRD, from the coding sequence ATGACTGAAGAAAATTTTCGCTTTACAGGAATCTCTAGATTATATGGAGCTCGATCTGGAAAGCTACTAGAGAACTCACATATTTGTATTATTGGACTTGGGGGAGTTGGCTCATGGAGCGCTGAGGCCCTTGTTCGCTCTGGTGTTGGTGAAATTACTTTAGTGGATCTAGATGATATTTGTATTACTAATGTGAATCGACAGCTCCACGCCCTAGATGGAAATATCGGTAAGCTAAAGATTAGGGCCCTAGAGCAGAGATGCCTATTAATCAATCCAGAAGTCAAAATTCACTGTATAGAGGACTTTCTCACTGCGGACTCTGTGAATGAAATTCTGAGCACAAAATTTGATTACGTTATTGATGCTATCGACTCTTTAGACAATAAGGCCATTCTTATAAATGAAGCACTAAAAAGGTCTTTGCCAATTATTACAGTTGGTGGCGCCGGTGGAAAGCAAGACGCTACTCAGATAAGAGTCGATGATTTATCTAAATCTTGGAATGATAGACTTTTACAAAAGCTTAGAAAGAAGCTTCGAAAAGATTTTGACTTCCCATTGGATGATTCTCTCTTTGGTGTTAAGAGCGTCTTTTCTCCAGAGCTTCCTTTTCTCGCCGATGAAGAAGGTGAGGTTTGTCAGATAAGAAAGGATCAGCAAAGAAGTTATCGTCTAGATTGTTATACTGGCTTTGGCAGTGCTACTTTTGTGACGGGGACTTTTGGCTTTGTTGCTGCTGGGGAAGTCGTAAAATCAATCTGTTCTAGAGATTAA
- a CDS encoding START domain-containing protein gives MKTLALFTFLLSFTTFANADFKEFFNPDGWEKIYTKSGVVVYSQKSKHSSLVGFRAEAILEAPLENILATLRDVEGTISWAPNMIEKSTLKEISDVKAITYSNNDLPWPAADRDMIQMNELRLDKEKKELIVDTYSVDYENYPVPKDVVRAHMTFGTLAFKRAQNNSSVQMTLLVDPRGSLPIWLVNMLQKRLPFQFLKALEAQSKISKAPLRPGIKVLLDQLDGLK, from the coding sequence TTGAAGACGCTTGCTCTTTTTACTTTTCTTTTATCTTTTACAACATTTGCCAATGCAGATTTTAAAGAGTTCTTTAACCCAGACGGGTGGGAGAAAATTTATACTAAGAGTGGAGTTGTGGTTTACTCACAAAAGTCTAAGCACTCAAGTCTAGTTGGCTTTAGGGCCGAGGCAATTTTAGAGGCTCCTCTTGAGAATATACTGGCGACTTTAAGAGATGTGGAAGGCACGATTAGTTGGGCCCCAAATATGATTGAAAAATCAACGCTAAAAGAGATCAGTGATGTAAAGGCAATTACTTATAGTAATAACGACCTTCCGTGGCCTGCTGCCGATAGAGATATGATACAAATGAATGAACTCAGGCTTGATAAGGAAAAGAAAGAACTTATTGTCGATACCTATTCAGTTGATTATGAAAACTATCCCGTTCCTAAGGATGTCGTAAGGGCCCATATGACTTTTGGAACACTTGCCTTTAAGAGAGCGCAGAATAACTCCAGTGTTCAGATGACCTTATTAGTTGACCCTAGAGGATCTCTTCCAATTTGGTTAGTTAATATGCTTCAAAAGAGACTTCCATTTCAATTCTTAAAAGCTCTGGAAGCACAATCTAAGATTTCAAAGGCCCCTCTAAGACCAGGAATTAAGGTCTTATTAGATCAATTAGATGGCCTAAAATAA
- a CDS encoding D-alanine--D-alanine ligase family protein, with protein MKVLVLMHKDLVPPTDIKEDQFDKDEVPWITEYDVIKALNNLGHKVEICGVISDLKLIKNAIDKFKPTVIFNLLEEFDGEVLFDQNVVSYLELLRVPYTGCNPRGLMLARDKALAKKILLFHRIKTPHFQVFPKNRKVKTSKHLKYPLIVKCLTEEASLAIAKASIVYNEEKLKERVKYINQKIGVDAIVEEFIEGREFYVGVMGNYKTQTLPVWELKFENVEKPEKELYSNRAKWNNKYRDRKGIKTEAATLSPELELKIKNICKKVYKHLNLNGYARVDLRMNPAGEVYVIEVNPNPNIAREDELASSALHSKVNYEQLITKILKLAKSWAKKV; from the coding sequence GTGAAAGTACTCGTATTAATGCATAAAGACCTCGTTCCTCCTACGGATATTAAAGAAGATCAATTCGATAAAGATGAAGTGCCATGGATAACAGAATATGATGTTATTAAGGCGCTCAATAATTTGGGACACAAAGTTGAAATCTGTGGTGTCATAAGTGATCTAAAACTTATAAAAAATGCTATTGATAAATTTAAGCCAACAGTTATCTTTAACTTACTTGAAGAATTTGATGGTGAAGTTCTCTTTGATCAAAATGTTGTGAGTTACCTAGAGCTTTTACGTGTTCCTTATACGGGCTGTAACCCAAGAGGTCTTATGCTTGCAAGAGACAAGGCCTTGGCGAAGAAAATTCTTCTCTTTCACCGAATCAAAACTCCACACTTTCAAGTCTTTCCTAAGAATAGAAAAGTTAAAACTTCAAAGCATCTAAAATACCCTCTTATTGTGAAGTGCCTCACAGAGGAAGCTTCATTAGCAATAGCCAAGGCATCAATTGTTTACAATGAAGAGAAGCTCAAAGAGAGAGTAAAGTATATCAATCAAAAAATTGGTGTCGATGCCATCGTTGAAGAATTCATTGAAGGTAGAGAATTCTATGTGGGAGTTATGGGAAATTATAAAACTCAAACTCTTCCCGTATGGGAGTTGAAATTTGAAAATGTTGAAAAGCCTGAGAAAGAACTCTACTCCAATAGGGCCAAGTGGAATAATAAATATCGAGACCGAAAGGGAATTAAAACTGAAGCAGCAACCCTATCCCCTGAATTAGAACTTAAAATTAAAAATATTTGTAAGAAAGTATACAAGCATCTAAATCTTAATGGATACGCTAGAGTTGATCTTAGAATGAATCCAGCAGGAGAAGTCTACGTCATAGAGGTTAATCCCAATCCTAATATTGCACGTGAAGATGAACTTGCCAGTAGCGCATTACACTCCAAAGTAAATTATGAACAATTAATTACGAAGATTTTAAAACTTGCTAAATCATGGGCTAAGAAAGTCTAA
- the rlmN gene encoding 23S rRNA (adenine(2503)-C(2))-methyltransferase RlmN, whose translation MVAKVKFAEYIIMMTSKEAAHSFYNQSLEELSHTLHESGFKQKSADEIFRLVYKRFNPNFEAVDTLSRRTIDFISNHYRFDLPKIVKVQNADDNTVKFLVELADGNQVESVLIPFAKKYTICLSSQVGCAMKCSFCFTGLQGLKRNLEASEIIGQYIVAYKWLRENRPEKIASPNIVFMGQGEPLHNFDQVKKAIEIFLTTEGLHLGFRQITLSTAGYLPGLERFSELPNINLALSLHSPIDEDRNKLIPLNKRYSLEKLFEKLDQIKLLKRQFITYEYLLIKDLNDRDEDITLLNKWLGQRRAIINIIPFNEFPGAPYKRPLTSKVNEFKTKLERLGLTVKVRTTKGSDILAACGQLNTLQSKTL comes from the coding sequence ATGGTTGCAAAAGTTAAGTTTGCAGAATATATAATAATGATGACATCCAAAGAAGCAGCACATTCATTTTATAATCAATCCCTTGAAGAGCTCTCTCACACTCTTCACGAATCAGGGTTTAAGCAAAAGAGTGCTGATGAGATTTTTAGATTGGTTTACAAGAGATTTAACCCTAACTTTGAGGCTGTCGATACTCTTTCGAGGAGAACTATAGATTTTATTTCTAATCACTACAGATTTGATTTGCCAAAAATTGTAAAAGTCCAAAACGCTGACGATAACACTGTGAAGTTTCTCGTTGAGCTTGCAGATGGAAACCAGGTTGAATCGGTCCTCATTCCCTTTGCTAAGAAATATACTATTTGTCTCTCTAGCCAAGTTGGATGCGCAATGAAGTGTAGCTTCTGTTTTACAGGTCTTCAGGGACTCAAGAGAAATCTAGAGGCAAGTGAGATAATTGGGCAATATATCGTTGCATATAAATGGTTGCGAGAAAATCGACCTGAGAAAATAGCTTCTCCTAATATTGTCTTTATGGGACAGGGAGAACCTCTACATAATTTTGATCAAGTAAAGAAAGCAATTGAGATTTTTCTAACAACCGAAGGGCTTCACTTAGGATTTAGACAGATTACTCTTTCAACTGCGGGGTATTTACCAGGTCTAGAAAGGTTTAGTGAACTTCCAAATATTAATCTAGCACTCTCTCTTCACTCTCCTATTGATGAAGATAGAAATAAACTCATTCCCCTGAATAAGAGATATAGTCTGGAAAAACTCTTTGAGAAATTAGATCAAATCAAACTTCTAAAAAGACAATTCATCACTTATGAATACTTACTCATTAAAGATCTAAATGATAGAGACGAAGACATTACTCTTCTAAATAAATGGCTGGGACAAAGAAGGGCGATAATCAATATTATCCCTTTTAACGAGTTTCCAGGTGCACCCTATAAAAGACCTCTCACGAGTAAGGTCAATGAATTTAAAACCAAGCTTGAGCGCCTAGGTCTTACTGTAAAGGTCAGAACAACAAAAGGTAGTGATATTCTGGCAGCATGTGGCCAATTGAATACCTTACAGAGTAAAACCCTGTAA
- a CDS encoding FliG C-terminal domain-containing protein → MKMWSTFRKDVIKSRLTQIMESGDEVTIWQNRGDERNKFQATIVEVTDSNTIIQIEDAYKNADYKITKDNTLFVHYAKGDALFKKDAFKTEGLRIIIKTPVELMMKERRSVERFSFKYQDFKNVSFKVGSNDDVESVSYILKDLSVKGLSLIVHESEAPKFSVGATIYITSITDQNLSSGLLATIRYITPYSVSLETDSNLLKLGVQFSDSLESVTFKSISSVIEKKQLKQKGLEVSTFNGLSEVEQEKVLRKIAEENHVLANNIREQNENIDRLRYLTLEMKRNFLLEVNLDLLAASLRLSSKELIYDLISEVTDTMKEEFLYKLDQPKSPSAINKAQDEIVKFIRAKEKSGELVLDPTSFEVLV, encoded by the coding sequence ATGAAAATGTGGTCAACCTTTAGAAAAGATGTCATCAAGTCGAGACTTACACAAATAATGGAAAGTGGTGATGAGGTTACGATTTGGCAAAATCGAGGGGATGAGAGAAATAAATTCCAAGCGACAATCGTTGAGGTCACAGATTCTAATACTATAATTCAAATTGAAGATGCTTATAAGAATGCAGATTATAAGATTACAAAAGATAATACTCTCTTTGTTCACTACGCAAAGGGAGATGCTCTCTTTAAAAAGGATGCTTTCAAAACGGAAGGGTTGCGAATCATTATTAAAACTCCTGTAGAGTTGATGATGAAAGAGAGAAGAAGTGTTGAGAGATTTTCTTTTAAGTATCAAGATTTCAAGAATGTTTCTTTCAAGGTTGGAAGTAATGATGATGTAGAGAGTGTATCGTACATACTAAAAGATCTCTCAGTTAAGGGACTGAGTCTAATCGTGCATGAGAGTGAGGCACCTAAGTTTTCAGTTGGTGCAACTATTTATATTACATCTATTACAGATCAGAATTTATCATCAGGTTTACTTGCAACCATTCGCTATATTACACCTTACTCTGTTTCACTTGAGACGGACTCAAATCTTTTAAAGTTGGGTGTGCAGTTTTCTGACTCTCTCGAGAGTGTGACTTTTAAGTCCATAAGTTCAGTTATTGAAAAGAAGCAGCTCAAGCAAAAAGGTCTTGAGGTTTCAACATTCAATGGTCTCTCAGAAGTAGAACAGGAGAAAGTACTAAGAAAGATAGCCGAAGAAAATCATGTTCTAGCAAATAATATTAGAGAACAGAATGAGAATATAGATAGATTGCGCTATCTTACCTTAGAGATGAAGAGGAATTTCCTATTAGAAGTAAATCTGGATTTACTAGCGGCATCCCTTCGTCTCTCATCAAAAGAATTAATTTATGATCTTATCAGCGAAGTGACTGATACAATGAAAGAGGAATTTCTCTATAAATTAGACCAACCAAAGTCCCCCTCGGCCATCAATAAGGCCCAGGATGAAATCGTCAAATTTATACGTGCTAAGGAGAAGTCGGGAGAGCTGGTTCTTGACCCAACTTCCTTTGAGGTTCTCGTTTAA
- a CDS encoding S9 family peptidase, whose product MKIINTCILFCLLLTSCTTKKVQSYTGHGVETLDQEIVTKYAPKPIPKELSTEIEAENEIRSTGMGQLAPDGRTMFFTWGVTGVRQVWKINGPKKFPIQMTGGENASSLSDITNDGKYLLISRDEGGDEYPSLYLQDAKRGGELFKIFGQKKVKVSYLDQSEDGKFIYYRANDITPTTWGIYKYNIATKKRELIFKGEGYWWIVEFFKNGNILLGHATGNIAREFYIYDLKTKEKRALLGVGERESYNVRIAHKEGEFLVLTNKFDNFKRLYLYDGKKFKPITKKLEMNIKNISIVKDFSRILLRYNDNGYYRVKVINGKTYKEMSGPKFKKAEHTFFGSTTSDARYTIFSQVFHNKPRINYVYDWRRRTMRQWTIASSPEIDTSNYLRWKLESYPAEDGTSIPMFVKKPRQCEVRTCPVIISFHGGPESQSLPGFSPYSELFTKRGFIYVMPNVRGSRGYGKKWLNSDNGAKRLDVITDIRDAAIYAKKKWAVNGVTPKIGVTGGSYGGYSTLYAMTVFAEHFDAGVARVGMSSLVTFLENTAKHRRYLRESEYGYLDKDREVLEKLSPINYLDRINSPLLIIQGANDPRVPAGESIQFQQALEKKGIESSLILFPDEGHGVRKRANRTLSTGHTLNFFIKWLQ is encoded by the coding sequence ATGAAAATAATAAATACTTGTATTCTATTTTGTCTTTTACTGACTTCTTGTACTACAAAGAAAGTTCAATCTTATACTGGTCACGGTGTAGAGACTCTTGATCAGGAAATCGTAACTAAGTATGCGCCTAAGCCTATTCCAAAAGAACTATCCACTGAAATTGAAGCAGAGAATGAAATTCGCTCTACAGGAATGGGACAGTTAGCCCCAGATGGTAGAACGATGTTCTTCACATGGGGAGTGACGGGTGTAAGACAAGTTTGGAAAATTAATGGACCTAAGAAGTTTCCAATTCAGATGACTGGAGGGGAGAATGCGAGCTCTCTCTCCGATATAACAAATGATGGAAAGTATCTTCTTATCTCAAGAGATGAGGGCGGAGATGAATACCCAAGTCTATATCTTCAAGATGCAAAAAGAGGTGGAGAGTTATTTAAAATCTTTGGTCAAAAGAAAGTTAAGGTGAGTTACCTTGATCAATCAGAAGATGGAAAGTTTATCTACTATAGGGCCAATGATATTACGCCGACGACATGGGGAATTTATAAATATAATATTGCCACTAAGAAGAGAGAACTCATTTTCAAAGGTGAGGGATATTGGTGGATCGTAGAGTTCTTTAAGAATGGAAATATTCTACTTGGTCACGCCACTGGAAATATTGCCAGAGAATTCTATATCTATGATTTAAAAACAAAAGAGAAGAGAGCTTTACTAGGAGTGGGCGAAAGAGAGTCCTACAATGTTCGCATTGCTCATAAAGAGGGCGAGTTTCTAGTGCTGACAAATAAGTTTGATAACTTTAAGAGACTCTATCTCTATGATGGAAAGAAATTTAAACCTATTACTAAAAAGTTAGAGATGAATATTAAAAATATCTCTATAGTTAAAGACTTTTCAAGAATTCTTCTTAGGTATAATGACAATGGTTACTACAGAGTTAAAGTAATTAATGGAAAGACTTATAAAGAGATGAGTGGTCCAAAGTTTAAAAAAGCTGAGCATACATTCTTTGGCTCAACTACAAGTGATGCGAGATATACTATTTTTTCTCAAGTCTTTCACAATAAACCTAGAATCAATTATGTCTATGACTGGAGGAGAAGAACAATGCGCCAATGGACCATTGCAAGCTCACCAGAGATTGATACATCCAATTACTTAAGATGGAAACTTGAGAGCTATCCTGCAGAGGATGGAACTTCCATTCCAATGTTCGTAAAAAAACCAAGACAGTGTGAAGTAAGAACGTGTCCAGTTATTATCTCTTTTCACGGGGGACCAGAGTCACAATCCCTACCTGGTTTTAGCCCATACTCTGAACTCTTTACAAAGAGAGGCTTTATCTATGTCATGCCAAATGTGAGAGGTTCAAGAGGTTATGGAAAGAAATGGCTTAACTCTGATAATGGAGCAAAGAGACTGGATGTGATCACAGATATTAGGGATGCTGCTATTTATGCGAAGAAGAAGTGGGCCGTTAATGGGGTGACTCCAAAGATCGGTGTCACTGGAGGCTCTTATGGTGGATACTCAACTCTCTATGCAATGACAGTATTTGCAGAGCACTTTGATGCTGGAGTTGCTCGCGTCGGAATGAGTAGCTTAGTAACATTTTTAGAAAATACAGCAAAGCATAGAAGGTACTTAAGAGAGAGTGAGTACGGTTATCTAGATAAAGATAGAGAAGTCTTAGAGAAGCTCTCACCAATAAATTATCTCGATAGAATTAATTCTCCACTCTTAATTATTCAGGGGGCCAATGACCCTAGAGTTCCCGCAGGAGAGTCAATTCAATTTCAACAAGCACTTGAGAAAAAAGGTATAGAATCTTCATTAATCTTATTTCCTGATGAAGGTCACGGTGTTCGTAAAAGGGCCAATAGAACTTTAAGTACAGGTCATACACTGAACTTCTTTATCAAGTGGTTGCAATAA
- a CDS encoding TatD family hydrolase, translating to MYINIHTHILSKDPSHIEFYNVDIRKGDDEFSKGHFRCVGIHPWWIQSFSGYNLEKLEALLQGREYQCIGEIGLDRAFKEVDFETQCNFFRFQLEFAKKRKDPFVVIHCVRAYNDILKLVNEVGYEGVLIFHDYNGNEQITRELIGRGYYFSYGIKLFNEQTKGFKSFTLIPLSKLFFETDDSSLKIEEVYLRASKLRGKTLDEIKSRIKENFEELSA from the coding sequence ATGTACATCAATATCCATACTCACATTCTTAGTAAGGACCCTAGTCATATTGAATTCTATAATGTCGATATAAGAAAGGGTGATGATGAGTTTTCAAAAGGTCACTTTAGATGTGTTGGTATTCATCCATGGTGGATTCAATCCTTCTCTGGTTACAATTTAGAAAAATTAGAAGCACTACTTCAAGGTAGAGAATATCAATGTATTGGTGAAATTGGTTTAGATCGTGCATTTAAAGAAGTCGATTTTGAAACTCAATGTAACTTTTTTCGTTTTCAATTAGAATTTGCCAAAAAGAGAAAAGATCCTTTTGTCGTTATTCATTGTGTTCGTGCATATAACGATATTTTAAAACTCGTTAATGAAGTGGGTTATGAAGGAGTGCTTATCTTTCACGACTATAATGGAAATGAACAAATCACGAGAGAGCTCATCGGAAGGGGTTATTACTTCTCATATGGAATTAAGCTCTTTAATGAGCAGACAAAGGGATTCAAGTCCTTTACATTAATTCCTCTCTCCAAGCTATTCTTTGAAACTGATGACTCCTCTTTAAAAATTGAAGAGGTCTATCTTCGTGCTTCGAAGTTAAGAGGTAAAACTTTGGATGAGATAAAGTCAAGAATCAAAGAAAACTTCGAAGAACTCAGTGCTTAA